One genomic segment of Ignavibacteriota bacterium includes these proteins:
- a CDS encoding MFS transporter, with product MIVKSFGKEYLKISGAGFFLYFSYALSRSPIIPLYAESLGASSQMIGFAVAASTITGIFVKLPAGTVSDIIGRKTVLIIGALFFACTPFLYPVVSSVIILILIRLIHGNATAIFGPTISASISDIADKNSRGIQLGLFSSVQGIGQTLGALLGGFLISYQSFGFTFLTSGFIGLAGLMFVIFIQKCDEKRERRDLLKKFVTGIKEVASNNNIVVTSLTVASQMFVVGAYNAFLPLYAKDIVKIEAWQIGLVFGIQTTTTLLARPLMGRFSDKTGRKPIILTALIFNSILISLLTLVKSFELLLVFGILWGLGTSVISSVAVAFITDLTKQKKFGAAHGTYGTIFDIGEALGPIAAGFLVAVISYNWMFILVSLQLLLMTVLFGKYKIGVINED from the coding sequence GTGATTGTAAAATCATTTGGTAAAGAATACTTAAAAATTAGTGGTGCTGGATTTTTCCTTTACTTTAGCTATGCACTTTCGCGTTCGCCAATAATTCCGCTTTATGCTGAAAGTCTTGGTGCTTCATCACAAATGATTGGATTTGCAGTAGCTGCTTCAACAATCACGGGAATATTTGTTAAGCTGCCCGCCGGCACTGTTTCCGATATTATCGGAAGAAAAACGGTATTAATTATTGGTGCACTTTTTTTTGCGTGCACACCTTTTTTATATCCGGTTGTTTCATCGGTAATAATACTGATTCTCATTCGTTTGATTCACGGAAACGCAACTGCAATTTTTGGTCCCACTATCAGTGCATCAATCTCAGACATTGCTGATAAAAACAGCAGAGGAATTCAACTCGGTCTTTTCTCGTCTGTTCAAGGAATTGGACAAACACTTGGCGCTTTGCTCGGAGGTTTTTTGATTTCTTATCAAAGTTTTGGATTTACTTTTTTAACAAGCGGTTTTATAGGTCTTGCCGGTTTAATGTTTGTTATATTTATTCAAAAGTGTGATGAAAAACGAGAACGCCGCGATCTACTTAAAAAATTTGTAACCGGAATTAAAGAAGTTGCCTCTAACAATAATATTGTTGTTACCAGTTTAACAGTTGCCTCACAAATGTTTGTGGTTGGGGCGTATAATGCTTTTCTTCCTTTGTATGCAAAAGATATTGTTAAGATAGAAGCGTGGCAAATTGGTTTAGTTTTCGGAATACAAACTACAACCACACTGCTTGCCCGTCCTTTAATGGGAAGATTTAGTGACAAAACCGGAAGAAAGCCGATTATCTTAACAGCGCTGATATTCAACTCAATCCTTATTTCATTACTAACATTAGTAAAATCTTTTGAACTGCTTCTTGTATTTGGAATATTGTGGGGACTCGGAACTTCGGTTATTTCCTCTGTTGCTGTTGCATTCATTACTGATTTAACAAAGCAAAAAAAATTTGGTGCAGCACACGGCACTTACGGAACAATTTTCGATATTGGCGAAGCGCTTGGACCTATTGCAGCCGGATTTTTGGTTGCTGTAATTTCTTACAACTGGATGTTTATTCTTGTAAGTTTACAACTTTTATTAATGACTGTCTTATTTGGTAAATATAAAATTGGAGTTATAAATGAGGATTAA
- a CDS encoding extracellular solute-binding protein translates to MRIKFLFLSIVIISFFIGCSKKSNEVVVYTSVDQVFAEPVLQMFEKKTGIKVKPVYDTEETKSTGVLNRLIAEKDNPQCDVFWSGDPVRSIILKNKGITTGYLPSIADSINSIFRDEKGYWIGFSSRIRVIIYNKNLVKRNEAPNSIYDLLNPKWKGKCAIANPLFGTTSFHIAALFTELGDDKATEFLNNLKQNNVLIATSNGDIKKRIADGEIAFGLVDTDDAIVAMREDKPVGMIFPDQQGIGSLIVPNAVSLINNSPNSENGKILIDYLLTTEAEMQLAKLAAQIPMIKTDYQIPEMPNIKSINDIKSMNIDYEKAAAKLEEIQPLLKKWLEQ, encoded by the coding sequence ATGAGGATTAAATTCTTATTTCTATCCATTGTTATCATTTCTTTTTTTATTGGATGTTCGAAGAAATCTAATGAGGTGGTTGTTTATACATCTGTGGATCAAGTATTTGCTGAGCCGGTTTTACAAATGTTTGAAAAGAAAACCGGAATAAAAGTAAAACCGGTTTACGATACTGAAGAAACAAAAAGCACCGGTGTTTTAAACCGGCTTATTGCTGAAAAAGATAATCCCCAATGCGATGTATTCTGGAGCGGGGATCCGGTAAGAAGTATTATTCTTAAAAACAAAGGAATCACTACCGGTTATTTACCAAGCATTGCTGATAGTATAAACTCAATCTTTAGAGACGAAAAAGGTTACTGGATAGGTTTTTCATCGAGAATAAGAGTTATTATCTACAACAAAAACTTAGTGAAACGGAATGAAGCACCGAATTCTATTTATGATTTGCTTAATCCCAAATGGAAAGGAAAATGTGCAATTGCAAATCCTTTATTCGGAACAACTTCATTTCATATTGCTGCACTGTTTACGGAACTCGGTGACGATAAGGCAACTGAATTTTTAAATAATCTTAAACAAAATAATGTTTTAATTGCCACGAGTAACGGTGATATAAAAAAACGTATTGCCGATGGGGAAATAGCCTTTGGACTTGTTGATACCGATGATGCTATAGTTGCAATGCGTGAAGACAAACCGGTAGGAATGATATTTCCGGATCAGCAAGGAATAGGTTCATTGATTGTTCCTAACGCAGTATCGTTAATAAATAATTCACCTAATTCAGAAAACGGGAAAATATTAATTGATTATCTGCTCACAACTGAAGCGGAAATGCAGTTAGCAAAACTTGCAGCACAAATACCAATGATTAAGACAGATTATCAAATTCCAGAAATGCCGAATATAAAAAGCATTAATGATATTAAATCTATGAACATTGATTATGAAAAAGCCGCTGCTAAATTAGAAGAGATACAGCCATTACTAAAAAAATGGCTTGAGCAATAA